Proteins from a single region of Salvelinus fontinalis isolate EN_2023a chromosome 15, ASM2944872v1, whole genome shotgun sequence:
- the LOC129811469 gene encoding sterile alpha motif domain-containing protein 1-like — protein MSSFSREKLSLHLRRRMGVFVSRVKAIELMPNLPCLTLSDKEEIQAKKDFSGNYAAMQLLLDYVQKRMNWPEELISGLETLEHQDLAEELRAEWNKHNQSNPYPPSAAATTAVKTHVHPIPSTSSEGSPYSLVLPAHPAPPAVSAPLAVAPPEASLPPEVAPEVLPPPVVAAQPEAPPSLVPEAPVAGSSSEPASHAPEAAVSPDIASEAAPSPVAAPQAAPPSPVSADEPTGISEPPASSRPGPIDVVSLEDNSSHSDAPTPIALSETTPSLSGSDLIPAVTEITPTLPVSHLALSQTESTPAAWATFQSPERRPVQDTSPHTVNETSFHQEAVEDSDPTQVTEDDQHTEPPQIQHFSAATALPPVDTSMNEDDVNFSKPEVLRSEVMDSQPYSGDSTRLQMSVSHLVLATADVNSPVVVPDPVTTSTPLPCQENGVPEEITEPLSHNEPQEDTYESHCMSSLGDQEVLLNVVHVSEEASIQNNDGQTPSMLGIVVHMSEEPCKWNQDGQTQSMLGNNDVGVSETPPPVQNHNSQSQITPLSGSTALDLSSGPNQHGQSQGLIMIVNGQDASPSTKHPDAPAPTGFVPFVNGSSSAENRHPLGPMGAEVLMEARAVPELKQERAIGESYYLLGAAVVAVSALFMAWRMKN, from the exons ATGTCGTCGTTCAGCCGTGAAAAACTGTCTCTGCACCTGCGGCGCAGAATGGGGGTGTTTGTGAGCAGAGTGAAAGCTATAGAGCTCATGCCCAATCTCCCTTGCCTTACACTTTCTGACAAG GAGGAGATCCAGGCCAAGAAGGACTTTTCTGGTAACTATGCAGCCATGCAACTCCTGCTGGACTATGTGCAGAAGAGAATGAACTGGCCAGAAGAGTTGATATCAGGCCTGGAGACGTTGGAGCATCAGGATCTGGCTGAGGAACTGAGGGCAGAGTGGAACAAGCACAACCAGAGCA ATCCCTACCCTCCTTCAGCTGCTGCTACCACCGCAGTCAAGACCCATGTTCATCCAATTCCTTCTACCAGCTCTGAGGGGTCGCCATATTCTCTGGTCCTCCCAGCTCATCCAGCCCCACCGGCGGTATCTGCCCCACTGGCGGTAGCCCCGCCTGAGGCTTCACTCCCTCCTGAAGTAGCCCCAGAGGTTTTGCCACCTCCTGTAGTGGCTGCCCAGCCAGAAGCCCCTCCAAGCTTAGTTCCTGAGGCTCCCGTGGCTGGCTCCTCTTCAGAGCCAGCGTCACATGCTCCCGAAGCAGCAGTGAGCCCTGACATAGCCTCAGAGGCAGCACCTTCTCCTGTCGCTGCCCCGCAGGCAGCCCCTCCGTCTCCCGTCTCAGCGGACGAGCCCACAGGGATCTCTGAACCTCCAGCTTCATCCCGGCCTGGTCCTATTGACGTCGTCAGTCTGGAGGACAACTCCTCTCATAGTGATGCTCCAACACCGATAGCCCTGTCTGAAACCACTCCTTCCTTGTCTGGTTCAGACCTAATCCCAGCTGTAACTGAAATCACTCCCACGTTGCCTGTCTCACACCTAGCCCTGTCCCAAACTGAATCCACCCCTGCTGCCTGGGCCACATTCCAGTCCCCTGAGAGACGTCCAGTTCAGGACACCTCGCCACACACAGTCAACGAGACTAGCTTCCACCAGGAGGCTGTAGAAGACTCTGATCCAACCCAG GTGACTGAAGATGACCAGCACACTGAGCCGCCTCAGATCCAGCACTTCTCCGCCGCCACGGCCCTACCCCCGGTGGATACCTCCATGAATGAGGATGACGTGAACTTCAGCAAGCCTGAAGTCCTCCGCAGTGAGGTCATGGACAGCCAGCCATACTCAGGAGATTCAACGCGTCTACAGATGTCTGTGTCACACCTGGTACTTGCTACAGCTGATGTGAACAGTCCTGTTGTGGTCCCAGACCCCGTCACTACTTCCACCCCTCTGCCATGTCAGGAGAATGGAGTTCCTGAGGAAATTACAGAACCCCTGTCCCATAACGAGCCCCAGGAGGACACCTACGAGTCCCACTGCATGAGCTCCCTGGGGGACCAGGAGGTGCTGCTCAATGTTGTTCACGTGTCTGAGGAAGCGTCCATTCAGAACAACGACGGCCAGACACCGAGCATGCTGGGTATTGTAGTCCACATGTCCGAGGAGCCATGTAAATGGAATCAAGATGGCCAAACACAGAGCATGCTGGGTAATAATGATGTGGGTGTGTCTGAAACACCCCCACCAGTTCAGAACCACAATAGCCAATCTCAGATCACACCTCTCTCTGGATCTACCgcccttgacctgtcgtctgGTCCGAACCAGCACGGCCAATCTCAGGGTCTGATTATGATCGTTAACGGCCAAGACGCCAGCCCCTCAACCAAACATCCTGATGCTCCAGCTCCTACTGGCTTTGTCCCCTTCGTCAACGGCTCTTCCTCGGCGGAGAACCGTCATCCCCTGGGGCCTATGGGGGCAGAGGTCCTGATGGAGGCTAGAGCTGTTCCTGAACTGAagcaagagagagcgataggAGAGAGCTATTATCTTCTGGGGGCTGCTGTAGTGGCCGTCTCAGCTCTGTTCATGGCCTGGAGGATGAAGAATTAA